From Maylandia zebra isolate NMK-2024a linkage group LG11, Mzebra_GT3a, whole genome shotgun sequence, one genomic window encodes:
- the si:dkey-256h2.1 gene encoding uncharacterized protein si:dkey-256h2.1 isoform X2, with translation MALLRSKSALLWFLIVVAAHIAETGGRPRRQVLLTEGDSTVSLRSRQPPAGPEPGDPADAFKVPTLDGEFSFQPDALRGPLVIHAFTNNSGFLECLWSSESSLKSLVEELPNSTQVLFLSLDDSVVNDVLWMREQVLRAAAHSKKEVLSRLHFSPVPVFALGNWIPRVLYYWSCMGHGCGLSQAAFISEEWKMPVIIKRLDARYDWLMARWGSKSYTVIDAGDGCETFPSVAGAVAWVSEGNCSFFTKVQSMAKSNASGVLVYTLPGNPLQDMNCVGDECFSLLSIPAAMVHQDPAVAQTLRFGKLVNVSFQNTPSPNFFISIDKQGLLAEMGWFLYPTFSFVNWQAQWFDFFADLQTKLQNPAKVVSVFDKVQMQGDKGAVATVDLSIDLLDFDMLELDASLSCPGKRDSSCAQWDHTVQLFVCCDRTSPYCNMELGRWITAFRRGIGRWLTDVSPLIPLLDSNKCTFTMKTVPWAMPWIVSLNLRFSGTNQTGNFVESFHPFKVMSLYDGGTFDKNYNKRYQPIKFTVPASTKKVELYAVITGHGSDENGCGEFCVTSHHFVINAAYNNTHVFDSAGTALGCAMRVKEGAVPNEHGTWLYGRGGWCDGLQVNPWRVDVTKQLNMSRSESNTVVYFGLFNGRDPNPAQQPGYIIMTSSLVFYK, from the exons ATGGCTTTGTTGCGTTCAAAGTCTGCGCTGTTGTGGTTCCTGATTGTTGTGGCAGCTCATATCGctgaaacaggagggagaccgAGGCGCCAGGTGTTGCTGACCGAAGGTGACAGCACGGTGAGTTTGAGATCTCGGCAACCTCCCGCAGGGCCGGAGCCCGGTGACCCGGCGGACGCGTTCAAAGTACCAACTCTGGATGGGGAGTTTTCCTTCCAGCCCGACGCTTTGAGGGGACCTCTGGTGATCCACGCCTTCACCAACAACTCAGGGTTTCTGGAGTGCCTTTGGAGCTCAGAGTCTTCGCTAAAAAGTCTCGTGGAGGAACTTCCGAATAGCACACAAGTGCTCTTCCTATCCCTGGACGACTCTGTGGTCAATGATGTTCTCTGGATGCGGGAGCAGGTGCTGCGGGCCGCCGCCCACAG TAAAAAGGAGGTTCTGTCCAGGCTGCACTTCTCTCCGGTGCCCGTCTTTGCTCTGGGTAACTGGATCCCCAGAGTGCTTTACTACTGGAGCTGCATGGGACACGGCTGTGGTCTTTCCCAGGCTGCTTTCATCTCAGAGG AGTGGAAGATGCCTGTGATCATTAAAAGACTAGATGCCAGATATGACTGGCTCATGGCACGCTGGGGCTCAAAGTCCTATACAGTGATTGATGCTGGAGATGGGTGTGAAACCTTCCCCTCGGTGGCAGGTGCTGTGGCCTGGGTGTCTGAAGGCAACTGTTCTTTCTTCACTAAG GTTCAGAGCATGGCCAAGTCCAATGCCTCCGGTGTCCTCGTCTATACCCTCCCTGGAAATCCACTCCAGGATATGAACTGTGTTGGGGATGAGTGTTTCTCGCTGCTCAGCATCCCAGCTGCCATGGTGCATCAGGACCCTGCGGTCGCTCAGACGCTCCG GTTTGGAAAGCTGGTCAATGTGTCGTTCCAGAACACCCCGTCCCCAAATTTCTTCATCAGCATTGACAAACAGGGGTTGCTGGCTGAGATGGGCTGGTTCCTCTACCCCACGTTCAGCTTTGTTAACTGGCAGGCCCAGTG gtttgatttctttgctgATCTGCAGACTAAACTCCAGAATCCTGCAAAAGTTGTTTCTGTCTTTGATAAAGTCCAAATGCAAGGGGACAAAGGAGCCGTGGCCACAGTCGACCTGTCTATAG ACTTGTTGGACTTTGACATGTTGGAGCTTGATGCATCGCTGTCATGTCCGGGCAAGAGAGACTCGTCATGCGCTCAGTGGGATCACACTGTGCAGCTTTTTGTCTGCTGCGACCGCACGAGTCCGTACTGCAACATGGAGCTGGGTCGATGGATCACTGCCTTCCGCAG AGGTATCGGGCGCTGGCTGACGGATGTGTCCCCTCTGATCCCCCTGCTGGACAGCAATAAATGCACCTTCACTATGAAGACCGTGCCTTGGGCGATGCCTTGGATTGTTTCCCTCAATCTGAGGTTCAGTGGCACCAATCAGACAG GAAACTTTGTGGAGAGCTTTCATCCCTTTAAAGTGATGTCACTGTACGATGGAGGAACCTTTGACAAAAATTACAACAAGAGGTACCAGCCAATCAAATTCACTGTCCCAGCGTCCACCAAAAAG GTGGAGCTGTACGCTGTCATCACAGGACACGGCAGCGACGAGAACGGCTGCGGAGAATTTTGTGTCACCTCTCACCATTTCGTGATCAACGCTGCTTATAACAACACCCACGTATTTGATTCTGCAG GAACGGCTCTGGGCTGTGCAATGCGCGTCAAAGAGGGCGCTGTACCGAACGAACACGGCACATGGCTGTACGGCCGAGGAGGCTGGTGTGATGGACTACAGGTGAATCCGTGGAGGGTTGACGTCACCAAACAG CTCAACATGAGCAGGTCTGAATCCAACACTGTCGTCTACTTTGGCTTGTTCAACGGACGGGATCCAAACCCAGCGCAGCAGCCAGGATACATCATCATGACCTCTTCCCTCGTCTTCTACAAGTGA
- the si:dkey-256h2.1 gene encoding uncharacterized protein si:dkey-256h2.1 isoform X1: MALLRSKSALLWFLIVVAAHIAETGGRPRRQVLLTEGDSTVSLRSRQPPAGPEPGDPADAFKVPTLDGEFSFQPDALRGPLVIHAFTNNSGFLECLWSSESSLKSLVEELPNSTQVLFLSLDDSVVNDVLWMREQVLRAAAHSKKEVLSRLHFSPVPVFALGNWIPRVLYYWSCMGHGCGLSQAAFISEEWKMPVIIKRLDARYDWLMARWGSKSYTVIDAGDGCETFPSVAGAVAWVSEGNCSFFTKVQSMAKSNASGVLVYTLPGNPLQDMNCVGDECFSLLSIPAAMVHQDPAVAQTLRFGKLVNVSFQNTPSPNFFISIDKQGLLAEMGWFLYPTFSFVNWQAQWFDFFADLQTKLQNPAKVVSVFDKVQMQGDKGAVATVDLSIDLLDFDMLELDASLSCPGKRDSSCAQWDHTVQLFVCCDRTSPYCNMELGRWITAFRRGIGRWLTDVSPLIPLLDSNKCTFTMKTVPWAMPWIVSLNLRFSGTNQTGNFVESFHPFKVMSLYDGGTFDKNYNKRYQPIKFTVPASTKKVELYAVITGHGSDENGCGEFCVTSHHFVINAAYNNTHVFDSAGTALGCAMRVKEGAVPNEHGTWLYGRGGWCDGLQVNPWRVDVTKQLNMSRSESNTVVYFGLFNGRDPNPAQQPGYIIMTSSLVFYNTIRF, encoded by the exons ATGGCTTTGTTGCGTTCAAAGTCTGCGCTGTTGTGGTTCCTGATTGTTGTGGCAGCTCATATCGctgaaacaggagggagaccgAGGCGCCAGGTGTTGCTGACCGAAGGTGACAGCACGGTGAGTTTGAGATCTCGGCAACCTCCCGCAGGGCCGGAGCCCGGTGACCCGGCGGACGCGTTCAAAGTACCAACTCTGGATGGGGAGTTTTCCTTCCAGCCCGACGCTTTGAGGGGACCTCTGGTGATCCACGCCTTCACCAACAACTCAGGGTTTCTGGAGTGCCTTTGGAGCTCAGAGTCTTCGCTAAAAAGTCTCGTGGAGGAACTTCCGAATAGCACACAAGTGCTCTTCCTATCCCTGGACGACTCTGTGGTCAATGATGTTCTCTGGATGCGGGAGCAGGTGCTGCGGGCCGCCGCCCACAG TAAAAAGGAGGTTCTGTCCAGGCTGCACTTCTCTCCGGTGCCCGTCTTTGCTCTGGGTAACTGGATCCCCAGAGTGCTTTACTACTGGAGCTGCATGGGACACGGCTGTGGTCTTTCCCAGGCTGCTTTCATCTCAGAGG AGTGGAAGATGCCTGTGATCATTAAAAGACTAGATGCCAGATATGACTGGCTCATGGCACGCTGGGGCTCAAAGTCCTATACAGTGATTGATGCTGGAGATGGGTGTGAAACCTTCCCCTCGGTGGCAGGTGCTGTGGCCTGGGTGTCTGAAGGCAACTGTTCTTTCTTCACTAAG GTTCAGAGCATGGCCAAGTCCAATGCCTCCGGTGTCCTCGTCTATACCCTCCCTGGAAATCCACTCCAGGATATGAACTGTGTTGGGGATGAGTGTTTCTCGCTGCTCAGCATCCCAGCTGCCATGGTGCATCAGGACCCTGCGGTCGCTCAGACGCTCCG GTTTGGAAAGCTGGTCAATGTGTCGTTCCAGAACACCCCGTCCCCAAATTTCTTCATCAGCATTGACAAACAGGGGTTGCTGGCTGAGATGGGCTGGTTCCTCTACCCCACGTTCAGCTTTGTTAACTGGCAGGCCCAGTG gtttgatttctttgctgATCTGCAGACTAAACTCCAGAATCCTGCAAAAGTTGTTTCTGTCTTTGATAAAGTCCAAATGCAAGGGGACAAAGGAGCCGTGGCCACAGTCGACCTGTCTATAG ACTTGTTGGACTTTGACATGTTGGAGCTTGATGCATCGCTGTCATGTCCGGGCAAGAGAGACTCGTCATGCGCTCAGTGGGATCACACTGTGCAGCTTTTTGTCTGCTGCGACCGCACGAGTCCGTACTGCAACATGGAGCTGGGTCGATGGATCACTGCCTTCCGCAG AGGTATCGGGCGCTGGCTGACGGATGTGTCCCCTCTGATCCCCCTGCTGGACAGCAATAAATGCACCTTCACTATGAAGACCGTGCCTTGGGCGATGCCTTGGATTGTTTCCCTCAATCTGAGGTTCAGTGGCACCAATCAGACAG GAAACTTTGTGGAGAGCTTTCATCCCTTTAAAGTGATGTCACTGTACGATGGAGGAACCTTTGACAAAAATTACAACAAGAGGTACCAGCCAATCAAATTCACTGTCCCAGCGTCCACCAAAAAG GTGGAGCTGTACGCTGTCATCACAGGACACGGCAGCGACGAGAACGGCTGCGGAGAATTTTGTGTCACCTCTCACCATTTCGTGATCAACGCTGCTTATAACAACACCCACGTATTTGATTCTGCAG GAACGGCTCTGGGCTGTGCAATGCGCGTCAAAGAGGGCGCTGTACCGAACGAACACGGCACATGGCTGTACGGCCGAGGAGGCTGGTGTGATGGACTACAGGTGAATCCGTGGAGGGTTGACGTCACCAAACAG CTCAACATGAGCAGGTCTGAATCCAACACTGTCGTCTACTTTGGCTTGTTCAACGGACGGGATCCAAACCCAGCGCAGCAGCCAGGATACATCATCATGACCTCTTCCCTCGTCTTCTACAA CACGATACGGTTCTGA